From one Magnolia sinica isolate HGM2019 chromosome 18, MsV1, whole genome shotgun sequence genomic stretch:
- the LOC131233332 gene encoding cytochrome P450 89A2-like translates to MKMWLLIFLSISFSIALKFLLSNLFQKPNTKKKKLPPGPPTIPLLGNLLWLSNSPFNIEPILRDLHAKYGPIITLHVGPWPTIFIADHSLAHEALIQKGSIFSDRPPATVPVRVTISNQYNIGSAGYGPLWRLLHRNLMSEILLPSHVKSYAQDRKWVLEILIKQLRYQADAGKPVCVGESFKNTMFFLLLLMCFGHRLDESVVKKIEDIQQQLTMILLSFNIFAFLPKLVNILFSKQWNRLLEIHHKQEQLFIPLIRACRDRKGDDQDEKSFVFSYVDSLLALELPEEGGRKLTEGEMVSLCSEFLAAGTDTTSSSLQWIMANLVKHQDIQSKLAEEIEAVVGKEREIREDDLEKMPYLKAVIMEGLRRHLPGHFLLPHAVSEEVTLSGYLIPKNTTINFPVAEMGLNKEVWEDPTEFRPERFLDGGEVVDITGSREIKMMPFGAGRRICPALGLAMLVLEYFVANLVREFEWKAKEGEDVDLSEKNEFIIVMKNPVEVKIISRRK, encoded by the coding sequence ATGAAGATGTGGTTACTCATCTTCCTCTCCATCTCTTTCTCCATAGCTTTGAAATTCCTTCTCTCCAACCTCTTCCAAAAACCAAACACCAAGAAGAAGAAACTCCCACCTGGCCCACCCACCATACCTTTATTGGGCAACCTCCTATGGCTGAGCAACTCCCCATTCAATATCGAGCCCATCCTCCGGGACCTCCACGCCAAGTACGGCCCCATCATCACCCTCCATGTCGGCCCATGGCCAACCATCTTCATCGCTGACCACTCCCTTGCCCACGAAGCACTCATCCAGAAGGGATCCATCTTCTCCGACCGGCCGCCTGCCACGGTGCCAGTCCGTGTCACTATTAGCAACCAATATAACATTGGTTCTGCTGGATACGGCCCACTATGGCGCCTCCTTCACCGTAATCTCATGTCGGAAATCCTCCTTCCTTCACATGTGAAGTCTTACGCTCAGGACCGCAAGTGggtacttgagattttgatcaaaCAGCTCCGATACCAAGCTGATGCAGGCAAGCCTGTCTGTGTTGGGGAGAGCTTCAAGAACACTATGTTCTTCTTGCTCTTGCTCATGTGCTTTGGCCACAGGCTAGATGAAAGCgttgtgaaaaaaattgaagaCATACAGCAACAGTTGACCATGATCTTGCTTAGCTTCAACATTTTCGCCTTCCTACCGAAGCTAGTAAATATCTTATTCAGCAAGCAGTGGAACAGGCTCTTAGAGATCCACCACAAGCAAGAACAGCTCTTCATCCCTCTAATAAGAGCTTGTCGAGATCGTAAAGGAGATGATCAAGATGAGAAGAGCTTTGTGTTTTCCTACGTAGACTCGCTTCTCGCTCTCGAGCTTCCTGAAGAGGGAGGGAGGAAGCTCACCGAAGGTGAGATGGTGAGCCTTTGCTCAGAATTTCTAGCCGCAGGCACTGACACGACCTCATCTTCGTTGCAATGGATCATGGCGAACCTTGTGAAGCACCAGGACATACAATCGAAGCTGGCAGAAGAGATTGAAGCAGTCGTTGGGAAGGAGCGAGAAATAAGAGAGGATGATCTGGAGAAGATGCCATATCTGAAGGCCGTGATCATGGAGGGGCTGCGGAGGCACCTGCCGGGCCACTTCCTGCTGCCTCATGCTGTGTCAGAAGAAGTAACATTGAGTGGGTACCTCATACCGAAGAACACGACAATCAATTTCCCTGTGGCTGAGATGGGCCTTAACAAGGAGGTATGGGAGGATCCGACGGAATTCCGACCTGAGAGGTTCTTGGATGGTGGCGAGGTCGTCGACATAACAGGGAGTAGGGAGATAAAGATGATGCCTTTCGGGGCAGGAAGACGGATATGCCCTGCACTTGGTCTGGCTATGCTGGTTCTGGAGTATTTTGTGGCAAATCTGGTGAGGGAATTTGAATGGAAGGCAAAGGAGGGAGAAGATGTTGATTTAAGTGAGAAGAATgaatttattattgttatgaaGAATCCAGTGGAGGTGAAGATCATTTCAAGGAGAAAGTAA